The stretch of DNA CAGGGTCACGGGCACGCCCGCCAGCGAGAGCTGCGCTTCCAGGTAGTCGCGGGTGGTGCCGGGCAGGGGCGTCACGATGGAGCGCTCGTAGCCCAGCAGCGCGTTGAGCAGGCTGCTCTTGCCCGCGTTGGGGCGGCCGATCAGGGCCAGCCGCGCGCCCCGGGTGGCGACCTGCCCGGCGCGGGCGGTGCCCAGCAGGGCCGTCAGCTCGGCCTCGGCGGCGGCCAGGGGGACGGCGCGGTCCTCGTCGGGCACGCCCTCTTCGGGGTAGTCGAGCAAGGCCTGAATCGCGGCCAGCGTGCGGGTGACGTGCGAGGCGACCCGCTCCACCCGCGCCCCCAGCGCCCCCGACAGCCCCAGCGCCGCCTGCCGCCGCGCCGTGTCGGTGCCCGCGCTGACCAGTTCCAGCACCGCCTCGGCCTGCGCGAGGTCCAGCCGCCCGGCCAGGTAGGCGCGCAGGGTGAACTCGCCGGGCCGGGCAGGGCGCGCGCCCAGTTCCAGTACCCGCGAGAGCACCCGCGAAAGCACCGCCGGGCTGCCGTGCGTCTGGAGTTCGGCCACGTCCTCGCCGGTGTAGGAGCGGGGCGCGCGGAAGACCAAGCACAGCCCCTCGTCGAGCAGCTCGCCGTCCCCGGCCACCAGCGCCCCGGACAGGAAGCGGCCCCCCCGGGTGCGGCTCGGTGTGCCCCGGCCCCGGAACACGCCGTCCGCGATGCTCAGCGCATCCGGCCCGCTCACCCGCACGATCCCCACCCCCGCGCTGCCGGGAGCGGTGGCGATGGCGGCGATGGTGTCGGAAAGGCCGGTGCGGGTCACGGGGGAGAGGGTAGCAGGGATTATGCTTCACTGCATCGAGAGCTTTGCTGGAGGTATATATGCTACTTGAAAAACAGGATCAAGATTCCGGGGACATCGTTCTATGGCAAGGGTTTGGGTCACTATACTCAAACAGTCAATGGAAGACTGTCAGTGTAATTATCTATCAGACGTGGGATTACGGTGGACACATAAGGTTGTTCATAGAAACAGAAGAGGGAATTCTTGACAACATCAGAGATTTTTTCATACATATCCATGATCTTAAATTTTATAGGATAGTACATTCGGCTATGCATTCAGTCTACAAAAGTAAAAAAGGCTATGCAATAAATTTGGAAGGATTGCCAAAGATCTTTGGCTCTGGCTTGAATAT from Deinococcus budaensis encodes:
- the mnmE gene encoding tRNA uridine-5-carboxymethylaminomethyl(34) synthesis GTPase MnmE, which gives rise to MTRTGLSDTIAAIATAPGSAGVGIVRVSGPDALSIADGVFRGRGTPSRTRGGRFLSGALVAGDGELLDEGLCLVFRAPRSYTGEDVAELQTHGSPAVLSRVLSRVLELGARPARPGEFTLRAYLAGRLDLAQAEAVLELVSAGTDTARRQAALGLSGALGARVERVASHVTRTLAAIQALLDYPEEGVPDEDRAVPLAAAEAELTALLGTARAGQVATRGARLALIGRPNAGKSSLLNALLGYERSIVTPLPGTTRDYLEAQLSLAGVPVTLVDTAGLRETADEVEAAGVRQAVRLAGGADLVLALEDGSVEREALPAELPPQARVLRVRTKSDLPAAWTDPTTLAVSAVTGEGLPGLREALHAALLGDAARGEAWLTTERQVDAARRALAHLQAARFLPDDLAGYELEEALRALAELTGRDVAEDVVDAVFRNFCVGK